Genomic segment of Candidatus Methylomirabilota bacterium:
CCCTGAAGGAGTTCGACACGTGGGGCCTCACCCCCCCGTTCACCTACACGAGCGAGGACCATCGGCCGACCAACCGGGCGCGCCTCGTGCAGATCAAGGGCGGCAAGGTGGTGCCGATGCACGAGGTCACCGTGGCTCGCGACATGAAGTGGATCGGCAAGTGACCCGGACGGCGGGATGCTCCGGCTGAACAACATCCAGGTCATCTATAGCGACGTCATCCTCGTCCTCAAGGGGCTGTCGCTGGAGGTCCCCGACGGGCAGATCGTCGCCCTGCTCGGCGCGAACGGCGCGGGCAAGACGACCACGCTCAAGGCGATCTCGGGCCTGCTCAAGACCGAGAATGGCCGCGTGACGGATGGCGGCATCGAGTTCATGGGGCGGCGGATCGACGGCCTCGATCCCGAGGAGATCTGCCGCCGCGGCATCGTGCAGGTGATGGAAGGGCGCAAGGTCCTCGAGTCCCTCACCGTGGAGGAGAACCTCCGGATCGGGGCGTACACGCGACGCGATCCCGACGGTGTGCGTCGCGACATGCAGACGATCTACGACTACTTTCCCCGCCTCGTGGAGCGACGCGCGCAGCTCGCGGGGTATCTGTCCGGCGGCGAGCAGCAGATGCTGGTGATCGGGCGAGCGCTCATGGCCAACCCCAGGCTCCTGCTGCTCGACGAGCCCTCGCTCGGACTCGCGCCGCTGCTGGTGCACGAGATCTTCGAGATCATCCAGAAGATCAACTCGGAGCGGGCAACGACGATCCTGCTCGTGGAGCAGAACGCCCAGATCGCCCTCGGCATCGCCCACACCGGCTACATCATGGAGAACGGCCGGATCGTCTTCGACGGTCCGGCCGCCAAGCTACGGGGCAACGACGACGTC
This window contains:
- a CDS encoding ABC transporter ATP-binding protein, coding for MLRLNNIQVIYSDVILVLKGLSLEVPDGQIVALLGANGAGKTTTLKAISGLLKTENGRVTDGGIEFMGRRIDGLDPEEICRRGIVQVMEGRKVLESLTVEENLRIGAYTRRDPDGVRRDMQTIYDYFPRLVERRAQLAGYLSGGEQQMLVIGRALMANPRLLLLDEPSLGLAPLLVHEIFEIIQKINSERATTILLVEQNAQIALGIAHTGYIMENGRIVFDGPAAKLRGNDDVREFYLGLGEAGRRKSFKEIKFYKRRKRWVF